In a genomic window of Sporosarcina trichiuri:
- a CDS encoding AAA domain-containing protein codes for MNRNTYEDTVTCELAMTASARKGIGKVARDEHAFFAVQKSFTVHIEKRPDNQHGSQSFSFFFDNTENAKLSQLLEGRVAVLDCVVKNDGFLAVGFHVRGKREPAATNRRLRASVRFRTGKSTGRTLPVEFAALVRELPVAEERSEYVKKRIGGWEGYLRIMEKNADVEDIHVPVRSVSVSADVKKVSVGISGMQAKHWKRIQGFSAKFDGAAYDLGNVISADRKRNRVEIELKASAVAQARKTGFQGQESSSIIFSNFAELSQVRRLRKGFKDLQDGLAANGNLEKILFEERPVVRINNRKEPLEYSTQLNEFQEEAVSGAMNASDIYVIQGPPGTGKTTVISEICSQAVKAGMRTLVASQANLAVDNALGRLLDHPEIRILRYGRTESIEEEGRKFIEENVAEHWRQQTLETIEGALASHSSLAERLEQEIDAAGARLAELDAEEAELKHRLQVRREQKEELASLEQGVKEIERTLRNFSLESEKNHSRETSLQKKIDSIQQDCDSCKAALAGLASAGRPLAELNAEQSRLADRLRLLKEARSIGELEEKLSVSENDYEQLFQRHEAVAAVLGKIPSAAKLNDLNDLLDSIMYSPSNQVDQQMTALIRQIDSLQEAGGSDGATAWSETLARVDKAIRTVTDILRTHHFQNRITVPTGFRNRHSIDSIQETVSRVGRYLIQPSVKKILATTSFSVEAYDCLENLTKAAALLHDRRNFILAYLSEAKSAASLFRDIREGAAAEVAAEAETLSVRLTEHSRRIDELKQQLASIRQEAGPAQERALPEVLAETEAAYKSVTEAIRKAAGQEAEREAVLSEHTALSSQLSGLQEELESCQQRKRSLQDELGRTEKTAADSRQKIESLRSGLISDPSPRLLQVKSEREETARCAESAKGRLANVPVIQSLQAEWQKMLKEASPYDLDEIRKLYVKHANVIGTTCVASARKGFAEDYPQFDLVIIDEVSKATPPELLLPMLKGKKIILVGDHHQLPPLVGQETMEEFLEEMPEDAQKKEMEMLLKESLFERLFRTLPKQNKTMLGKQYRMHEKIMRTITPFYNGNGYTLACGLADSDAARAHNLETPLIQRDSHVIWLDQPNTPACYEAKPKGGTSRYNESELETIRNLLLELEEGTELAIRNGTLPAGTKKRIGVISFYGEQVKRIDHLIQEEYSFGNLEFRTGSVDKFQGMEMDIIIVSFVRNHGDAGGDIGFAKDYRRLNVALSRAKELLVIVGSSEMFTRKPKSPQVRKMYSQLYETVKNLDGIRPIAEPAVN; via the coding sequence ATGAACCGCAATACATATGAGGATACAGTGACGTGTGAACTGGCGATGACGGCAAGCGCACGCAAAGGGATCGGCAAAGTGGCCCGGGATGAGCACGCTTTTTTTGCTGTTCAAAAATCCTTCACTGTCCATATCGAAAAGCGGCCCGACAACCAGCATGGCAGCCAGTCATTCTCCTTCTTCTTCGATAATACGGAAAATGCAAAACTCTCGCAGCTGCTGGAAGGCAGAGTGGCTGTTCTCGACTGCGTAGTGAAGAATGATGGCTTCCTGGCTGTCGGCTTCCATGTCAGAGGGAAACGGGAGCCTGCCGCAACAAACCGCCGGCTGCGTGCGTCCGTCCGTTTCAGAACCGGCAAAAGCACCGGCCGGACACTGCCCGTCGAATTCGCAGCACTGGTCCGGGAGCTGCCGGTTGCGGAAGAACGTTCTGAATATGTGAAAAAGCGGATCGGCGGCTGGGAAGGCTACTTGCGGATCATGGAAAAGAATGCCGACGTGGAGGATATCCATGTGCCGGTCCGGTCGGTATCGGTCAGTGCGGATGTGAAGAAAGTGTCCGTCGGGATTTCGGGTATGCAGGCAAAACACTGGAAACGTATTCAAGGGTTTTCAGCGAAGTTTGACGGAGCCGCCTACGACCTTGGGAACGTTATCTCGGCAGACCGGAAAAGGAACCGGGTCGAGATCGAACTGAAAGCCTCAGCGGTCGCGCAGGCGCGCAAAACAGGCTTTCAAGGCCAAGAATCCAGCTCGATCATCTTCAGTAATTTTGCCGAGCTGAGCCAGGTCAGGCGGCTGCGGAAAGGGTTCAAAGACCTGCAGGACGGCCTTGCAGCCAATGGCAACCTTGAAAAGATACTGTTCGAGGAACGCCCGGTCGTCCGTATCAACAACCGGAAAGAGCCGCTCGAGTACAGCACGCAGCTGAACGAGTTCCAGGAGGAAGCCGTCTCCGGTGCCATGAATGCGAGCGATATCTATGTCATCCAGGGGCCGCCGGGTACAGGGAAGACGACAGTGATCTCGGAAATCTGCAGCCAGGCGGTCAAAGCGGGGATGCGGACATTGGTGGCGTCCCAGGCGAACTTGGCGGTCGACAATGCACTCGGCCGTCTGCTGGACCATCCGGAGATCCGCATACTCCGTTATGGCCGGACAGAGAGCATCGAGGAAGAAGGCCGCAAGTTCATCGAAGAAAACGTGGCGGAGCACTGGCGCCAGCAGACGCTGGAAACGATCGAAGGAGCGCTCGCTTCCCACAGCAGTCTGGCGGAACGCCTGGAACAGGAAATCGACGCAGCCGGAGCCCGCTTGGCTGAACTGGACGCGGAAGAAGCGGAATTGAAGCACCGCCTGCAAGTGAGACGGGAGCAGAAAGAGGAGTTGGCATCCCTTGAGCAGGGCGTAAAAGAAATCGAGCGGACTCTTCGCAATTTTTCCCTGGAAAGCGAGAAGAACCACAGCCGGGAAACGTCATTGCAGAAAAAGATCGATTCCATCCAGCAGGACTGTGACAGCTGCAAGGCTGCGCTCGCCGGTCTGGCAAGTGCAGGCCGCCCCCTGGCGGAACTGAATGCGGAGCAGAGCCGTTTGGCTGACAGGCTCAGGCTTCTGAAGGAGGCCCGGTCGATCGGAGAACTCGAAGAGAAGCTGAGCGTCTCTGAAAACGACTATGAGCAGCTCTTCCAACGTCACGAAGCGGTGGCTGCCGTACTCGGGAAGATTCCCTCGGCAGCTAAGCTGAACGATCTCAACGACCTTCTGGACAGTATCATGTACAGCCCGTCCAACCAGGTCGATCAGCAAATGACAGCACTGATCCGGCAGATCGACAGCCTCCAGGAAGCCGGCGGCAGCGACGGGGCGACGGCGTGGTCGGAGACATTGGCGCGGGTGGACAAAGCGATCCGCACAGTGACCGATATACTGCGCACCCACCACTTCCAGAACCGGATCACAGTACCGACCGGTTTCCGGAACCGGCACTCCATCGACTCCATCCAGGAGACGGTAAGCCGAGTCGGGAGATACCTGATCCAGCCGTCCGTCAAAAAGATCCTTGCAACGACGTCATTTTCAGTGGAAGCGTACGACTGTCTCGAGAATCTGACGAAAGCGGCAGCCCTGCTGCATGATAGACGGAATTTCATCCTGGCCTATTTGTCCGAAGCGAAATCGGCAGCATCGCTTTTCCGTGACATACGGGAAGGAGCGGCTGCCGAAGTTGCTGCCGAAGCGGAAACACTATCGGTGCGACTGACTGAACACAGCCGCCGGATCGATGAACTGAAGCAGCAGCTGGCGTCGATCCGGCAGGAAGCCGGCCCTGCCCAGGAACGGGCGCTGCCGGAAGTTCTGGCTGAGACGGAGGCTGCGTACAAGTCCGTCACGGAGGCGATCAGGAAAGCTGCCGGGCAAGAGGCGGAAAGAGAGGCCGTCCTGTCGGAACACACAGCTCTGTCCAGTCAGCTGTCCGGTCTGCAGGAGGAATTGGAATCATGCCAGCAGCGTAAGCGATCACTCCAGGATGAGCTGGGACGGACGGAGAAGACTGCTGCAGACAGCCGGCAGAAGATCGAATCGCTGCGCTCCGGGCTCATCAGTGATCCGTCACCGCGTCTCTTGCAGGTCAAGTCCGAACGGGAAGAAACCGCCCGTTGTGCCGAGTCAGCGAAGGGCAGGCTTGCGAATGTGCCGGTCATCCAGTCATTGCAGGCGGAATGGCAGAAGATGCTGAAAGAGGCGAGCCCATATGATCTGGATGAAATCCGCAAATTGTATGTGAAACACGCGAACGTGATCGGCACGACTTGTGTGGCGTCTGCAAGGAAAGGATTTGCAGAAGATTATCCGCAGTTCGACCTTGTCATCATTGACGAAGTCTCGAAGGCGACGCCTCCTGAACTGCTGCTGCCGATGCTGAAAGGCAAGAAGATCATCCTTGTCGGCGACCATCATCAGCTGCCGCCGCTGGTCGGCCAGGAAACGATGGAGGAGTTCCTGGAAGAAATGCCCGAGGATGCTCAGAAGAAGGAGATGGAGATGCTGCTGAAAGAGTCATTGTTCGAGAGGCTGTTCCGCACACTTCCGAAGCAGAACAAGACGATGCTCGGCAAGCAGTACCGCATGCATGAAAAAATCATGCGCACCATCACGCCGTTCTATAACGGAAACGGCTATACACTTGCATGCGGTCTCGCCGATTCGGATGCCGCTCGTGCGCATAACCTGGAAACTCCGCTCATCCAAAGAGACAGCCATGTCATCTGGCTGGATCAGCCGAATACGCCTGCCTGTTATGAGGCGAAACCGAAGGGCGGAACGAGCCGCTATAACGAAAGTGAGCTGGAAACAATCCGGAATCTTCTTTTGGAACTCGAAGAGGGGACCGAATTGGCCATCCGGAATGGCACGCTTCCTGCAGGTACGAAAAAACGGATTGGTGTTATCAGCTTTTATGGAGAGCAGGTCAAACGGATCGATCACCTGATCCAGGAAGAGTATTCATTCGGCAATCTTGAATTCAGGACGGGATCTGTCGATAAGTTCCAAGGTATGGAGATGGATATCATCATCGTCAGCTTCGTCCGCAATCATGGGGATGCCGGCGGGGATATCGGGTTTGCGAAAGACTACCGCCGGCTGAATGTCGCACTGTCGAGGGCAAAGGAACTGCTCGTCATCGTCGGCAGTTCGGAAATGTTCACCAGAAAGCCGAAATCTCCGCAAGTCCGCAAGATGTACAGCCAGCTGTATGAGACGGTGAAAAATCTTGACGGTATCCGTCCAATCGCGGAACCGGCAGTTAATTGA
- a CDS encoding cupin domain-containing protein: MERNAEYWKTQLGLESHPEGGSYASTFRSGQDSETEQGMRPLYTSIYFLLEAGEVSHFHQLESDELWYYHDGAPLTVHMISEEGVYTAAKLGLAIEEGERPQILVPAGTIFGSSMTGPGQCSLVGCMVAPGFDFEDFKLFGTDELLNRFPQHEAIIRKMT, from the coding sequence ATGGAACGGAATGCGGAATACTGGAAAACACAGTTAGGACTTGAGAGTCATCCGGAAGGCGGCAGCTATGCAAGCACGTTTCGATCCGGGCAGGATAGTGAAACTGAGCAGGGCATGCGCCCGCTCTATACGAGCATCTATTTCCTGCTCGAAGCTGGCGAGGTCTCGCATTTCCATCAGCTGGAATCGGATGAGCTGTGGTATTACCACGACGGCGCGCCGCTTACAGTGCACATGATTTCCGAAGAGGGTGTCTATACAGCAGCTAAGCTTGGTCTTGCGATCGAGGAGGGGGAGAGACCGCAGATCCTAGTTCCTGCAGGTACGATTTTCGGTTCATCGATGACCGGTCCCGGACAGTGCTCCCTCGTCGGCTGCATGGTGGCGCCCGGCTTCGACTTCGAGGATTTCAAGCTGTTCGGAACGGACGAACTTCTGAACCGTTTCCCGCAGCACGAGGCGATCATCCGCAAGATGACATAA